Proteins from one Robertmurraya sp. FSL R5-0851 genomic window:
- a CDS encoding IS3 family transposase, with protein sequence MQKGYSISKVLKIIGIPRSTYYYQKNYRVEEKKVSEGRPAPGYSIQEDGQKISDEQIKEFLLEEIAGDCYNYGYRKLTKVLRRKYKLKINKKKVYRICKELGILRPQRQKKVSYPRKLARNRIITRSNQLWEADIKYGFIEGEDRFFFVMSIIDVYDRGIITYHMGLSCTGDDVKQTLKRALLKRQQYDELEKPVIRTDNGPQFISHTFEKFCEDSKIEHERIPPRTPNMNAHIESFHRIFEDDCLSRWQFETYTEAYQEVMNFMEFYNERRMHSSILDLSPKEFYQKQDSLVIKEVRV encoded by the coding sequence ATTCAAAAAGGCTACTCGATTTCAAAGGTGCTTAAAATCATAGGTATTCCTCGATCCACATACTACTATCAAAAGAATTATCGTGTTGAGGAGAAAAAAGTAAGTGAGGGACGTCCAGCACCAGGTTATTCGATCCAAGAGGACGGTCAAAAGATATCAGACGAACAGATTAAAGAATTTCTACTAGAAGAGATTGCCGGTGATTGCTATAACTATGGTTATCGCAAACTCACTAAGGTCTTAAGGCGAAAATACAAACTTAAAATTAACAAGAAAAAAGTATACCGGATTTGTAAAGAATTGGGCATCTTACGCCCACAGCGCCAAAAGAAAGTCTCATACCCTAGGAAACTAGCAAGAAATCGCATTATTACAAGATCTAATCAGCTATGGGAAGCTGACATTAAATATGGCTTTATCGAAGGTGAGGATCGCTTTTTCTTTGTCATGTCCATCATCGATGTTTATGACAGGGGCATCATTACCTATCATATGGGATTAAGCTGCACTGGAGATGATGTCAAACAGACACTGAAAAGGGCATTATTAAAACGCCAACAATATGACGAATTGGAAAAACCTGTAATCCGAACAGACAATGGACCGCAGTTTATTTCCCATACTTTTGAAAAGTTTTGTGAAGATTCCAAAATTGAGCACGAAAGAATTCCACCAAGAACACCAAATATGAATGCTCATATTGAGTCTTTCCATCGCATTTTTGAGGACGATTGCCTATCCAGATGGCAGTTTGAAACCTACACAGAAGCATATCAAGAAGTCATGAATTTTATGGAGTTCTACAACGAGAGACGTATGCATTCTAGTATACTAGATTTGTCACCAAAGGAATTCTATCAAAAACAAGATTCATTGGTGATCAAGGAGGTTCGGGTGTAA
- a CDS encoding transposase: MKRIKHSKEFKLQVIKEAQDTGKNTLVARRYDLNPNMVSRWVREYKDGKFGEVDVAVLPDIDSKELSKENEKLKMLLGEKDLEIAILRDLIKKKNPHLLKSMK, from the coding sequence ATGAAACGAATAAAACATTCTAAAGAATTTAAATTACAAGTCATCAAGGAAGCCCAAGACACAGGGAAGAATACCCTTGTAGCTCGCCGGTATGATCTGAATCCCAATATGGTTAGTCGCTGGGTTCGTGAATACAAAGATGGTAAATTTGGTGAAGTAGATGTGGCTGTGCTGCCAGATATAGACTCCAAAGAATTATCCAAAGAAAATGAAAAACTTAAAATGTTATTAGGTGAAAAAGACCTTGAAATAGCGATCCTGAGGGATCTTATAAAAAAGAAAAACCCTCACTTGCTGAAAAGCATGAAGTAG